Part of the Candidatus Methylomirabilis lanthanidiphila genome is shown below.
GGACCGCTACCCGAACTTGACAATCAAGAAGATCCCCAAGACCGTCATGGCCCGTTGCGAGTGGGGCAAGGACGACTACAGCCTCCGCGTGGAGAACCTACCCAAAGCTCCGCCCCCACCGGGCCAACAAGATTTGGGGCTTGTCTGATGACGCGAAGAGAGCGGTCGCTTTTCAAGAGGAGGCAGATATGGCCATAGCAGACATTCAGGAGTATTTGAAACTGATTCCGGCGGTTAACCGGGCGCCGCAGCACGCCGTATGGCTCACGTATGACGACGAAGCTGACACGCTCTACGTGAATTTCAAGAAGCCGAGTTACGCCACTGATAGCGAACTGACCGATGAGGACGTAATCGTCCGCTATGAGGACGACGCAGTGATCGGTTTCACCGTCTTGCACGCAAGTAAACGGATCAAAAAAACGGCATAAGGCTGCGTCGCTTGCAGGTACAATAGATGAACCGCCACGTCAATGCCGTTGCCGGTCGGTTGAGTTTGCGGGCGCCGCAGCGCCGGTCGCTGGAGATTCTCGACCGCGTCACCGAGATCGTGCCGCCTAAGAAAGGTGTCGATCTTACTACGGCCCTCGCAGCGGTACAGAGCGAGTTTCCGACCGTGACCGATTTCGAGCGCGAGTTCCCCTCACTCTGCTTCGCCCTCGCGACCGGCGTCGGCAAGACCCGGCTGATGGGCGCCTTCATCAGCTACCTGCACCTCGCCCATGGCCTCAGACACTTCTTCGTCCTGGCGCCCAATCTCACCATCTACAACAAGCTCATCGCCGACTTCACGCCCAACACGCCCAAGTATGTCTTCAAGGGGATCGCGGAGTTTGCCGCCGAGCCGCCGGAGATCATCACCGGTGACAACTACGAGTCGGGCGTGGGGGTGCGGCGCTCGCTCTTGCCGGGCTTCGAGCGGGAGATCCACGTCAACATCTTCAACATCTCCAAGATCAATTCCGAGGTCCGGGGCGGCCGGTCGCCTCGCATCAAGCGTCTGTCCGAGTATATCGGCGAGAGCTACTTCGACTACCTCGCCGGCCTCGATGACCTGGTGCTGCTGATGGACGAGTCCCATCGCTACCGGGCGTCGGCCGGCGTGCGGGCCATCAATGAACTGAAGCCGGTGCTGGGGCTGGAGCTGACGGCCACGCCCCTTATAGAGACGGCCCGCGGCCCTGTACGTTTCAACAATATCATCTACGACTATCCGCTGGCCACGGCAATGGCGGATGGATTTGTGAAGGAGCCGGCAGTCGTCACGCAGAAGAACTTCGATCCCGGTCAGTTCACCCCGGCACAGATGGAAGAGATCAAGCTCCAGGATGGGATCCGGCTGCACGAAAACACGAAGGTGGAGCTGGACACCTACGCCCGCCAGACCGGGCAGCCGGTTGTCAAACCCTTCATGCTGATCATTGCCCGTGACACTACGCACGCCGCACAGCTTATGCAGCGTATCCGGTCGGACGAGTTCTTTAGTGGGGACTACAAGGACAAGGTCATTCAGGTGGATTCGAGCAGGACCGGCGCGGAGGAGGATGAGATGGTCCAGCGCCTCCTCGCCGTCGAGAGTCCCGAGGAGCCGACCGAGATCGTCATCCACGTGAACATGCTCAAGGAGGGCTGGGACGTCACCAACCTCTACACCATTGTCCCCCTTCGGGCCGCCAACGCTCGAACCCTGATCGAGCAGTCGATCGGCCGGGGACTTCGCCTGCCTTATGGCAGACGGACCGGCGTCAGTGTCGTGGACCGGCTGAGCATCGTCGCCCACGACCGGTTTCAGGAGATCATCGATGAGGCCAATCGTCCCGATTCGATCATCCGCCTCACACAGGTCGTGCTTGACCCGAGCACCGATCTCCAGAAAACCCGTACGGTGGTCATCCAGTCGAACGTTGTCGAGCAGATCGAGGCGATGGCCGACGAATCAGAGCGCCGGATTGCGCAGGCGACCCGCGAGGTGATCCGACGATACGAACACCTGCCCGGGTCGAACCACCTGCTGAGGCCGGAGATCCGCGAGCAGATCGTCCAGGAGGTCACGGAATACGTCAGGACGGCGCAGCAGACGCTGCCG
Proteins encoded:
- a CDS encoding type III restriction enzyme, res subunit, whose translation is MNRHVNAVAGRLSLRAPQRRSLEILDRVTEIVPPKKGVDLTTALAAVQSEFPTVTDFEREFPSLCFALATGVGKTRLMGAFISYLHLAHGLRHFFVLAPNLTIYNKLIADFTPNTPKYVFKGIAEFAAEPPEIITGDNYESGVGVRRSLLPGFEREIHVNIFNISKINSEVRGGRSPRIKRLSEYIGESYFDYLAGLDDLVLLMDESHRYRASAGVRAINELKPVLGLELTATPLIETARGPVRFNNIIYDYPLATAMADGFVKEPAVVTQKNFDPGQFTPAQMEEIKLQDGIRLHENTKVELDTYARQTGQPVVKPFMLIIARDTTHAAQLMQRIRSDEFFSGDYKDKVIQVDSSRTGAEEDEMVQRLLAVESPEEPTEIVIHVNMLKEGWDVTNLYTIVPLRAANARTLIEQSIGRGLRLPYGRRTGVSVVDRLSIVAHDRFQEIIDEANRPDSIIRLTQVVLDPSTDLQKTRTVVIQSNVVEQIEAMADESERRIAQATREVIRRYEHLPGSNHLLRPEIREQIVQEVTEYVRTAQQTLPGVTEQPNIAEVVTKTTDLVVRQTIDIPRILVTPKGEVTSGFHLFTLDCSSIRYQPVERNLLIQHLRTHVQDTLSFGGVSHPEQRLEDYLVRGLVDFDDIAYDEHADLLYDLAGQVVRHLRSYLTEEDTQNVLIYHQKQLAAFVHAQMQAHQWESARGYDVVVSKGFTELKGGACTAKADEPVQDFRQTVEDKGRIAQMVFGGFQQCLYPMQKFQSDAERKLAVILDREVQKWCKPAHGQFHIFYKVGIDHHEYVPDFVAETEHAIYLLEAKARNEMTDADVLAKQEAAMTWCGYATTHALSNGGKPWTYLLIPHDAIAGNMTLGGLVAQFATAL